CGCCGGTGACCTTGAGCTGCGCGGTGACCTGCGTCGTAGCAGGGACCGCCAGGCGTTCGCCGATTCCGGCGTGCTCGCCGCGCTCACCGGTGACGGAGAACGCCAGGTCGACCTTCGAGGACTCGGCGATCCAGACCCGGCCCGCCCGTATGCCGTCCTGCAGGGCGCGACGGGAGAGATCGTCGGCGAGCACCACCGTCTGCGGCAGGCCGACGACATCCGGATCGCGATGGGCGTCGCTGTGCCCGACGGCCGGCAGCCAGTCGCCGCGTCCGTGGGTGTGCGCCACGAGGGTGTTGTCCCACTCGGCGAGCGTGACCTCGTCATCGGGCGTGTAGGGGCCGTTCCAGACCTCCACCGCATCGGCGTCGTTGAGCCCGAACTTCCAGTTGCAGCCGATGCAGGTGGCATGCGGATGCGCCGGGATGACCAGGCCGCCGGCCCGTCGGATGGCGCGGGCGTACTTGCCGAAGGCGTTGTCGCGGGCCCGGTACCGCCAGTCGATGAAGACGCCGGGGTCGGTGCCCATCGCGACCACGTGCCCGTTGCGGGTGGTGACCTCCTCGCCGGTCAGGATCAGCAGGTCGTCGCCCCACAGGCCCTCCCACGCGCGGTGCGAGGAGGTGGTGTTGTGCTCGGAGGTGTTGATGAAGTCCAGGCCGGCGGCGCGGGCCAGCGCGGCGATCTGGGCGGGTGTGCGCTTGCCGTCGGAGTGGACCGAGTGCAAATGGCTGTCCCCGCGGTACCAGGCGCGTCCGCGGCCACGGGCGCGCTCGGGCGGATGGACAGGTGTCGGCGTGTGTCCCCGGGGGCCGTACCGCAGGGTGATCGTGACGTCGTAGGACAGGCCCTGCGGCGCGACCGTGTACGGGCCGAGGGCGAGGTGCCAGGTGCCGGCGTTGACGGGCCCGGGGAGGTAGCCGGGGGTGGCCTCGTCGGCGCGCAGGAAGAACTCCGTCCGCGCCCCGCCCGACCAGCCGCGGAACCCGGCCCCGCCGAGGTCCGTGCCCCGCTCGTCGAAGATGCCGATGTCGCAGGCGTTCCCGGCGGTGCCTTCGGGGACCGCGGGTCTGTCGTAGCTGTAGGAGACGGCGATCTCGCGCACGCCGTGCGGGACGTCGACCGGCAGATAGACGAAGTCCGGCGCCCCCGTGGGCAGATGGCCGGTGACCCGGCGGGTCTGTTCGCCCGGCCCACCGCCGGGCTGCCCGGCCGCCGGCGCGGCGTCGGCGAAGCTCACACGTCCGAGCGTAAGCGCGCCCGCCGCGCCGGCAACCGCCGAGAGTTTCAGTACGTCCCGTCGCTCCATTTCCGCCCCCCGCGTGTGTGGTGCGAGCCGTCGGTACCGCTGCGCGGCCGGCTCGTTGCGCCGCGTGAAAACTGTTGTACGCGGCTGTGACGCGGAGGGAAAGGGCTGTGGATAACCGTCGGTCGGTGAGGCAACATGCGGTCACTCACACGCTTGACGGAGGTGTCCACAGCATGCGGATCGCGACCACGATCTTCCTGACCGACGAGACCATCCGGCCGGACCGGCTGGCCCGTGAGCTGGAACAGCGCGGATTCGCCGGCCTCTACCTCCCGGAACACACCCACATCCCCGCCAGCCGGGACACCCCCGCGCCCATGGGCGAGCCGCTGCCCCGCGAGTACGGCCGCACCCTCGACCCGTTCATCGCCCTGGGCCAGGCCGCCGCGGTCACCGAGCGGCTCGCCCTGGGCACCGGCATCACCCTCGTCGCCCAGCACGACCCGGTCGACCTCGCCAAGCAGATCGCGACCCTCGACTTCCTCTCCGGCGGGCGCTTCACACTCGGCATCGGCTACGGCTGGAACGTCGAGGAGGCCGCCGACCACGGAGTGGAGTGGTCCACCCGGCGCGAGCTGACCCGCGACCGGGTGGCCCTGATGCGCGCACTCTGGGCCGACGAACCGACCGCGTACAAAGGGAAATTCGGGTCCGTGCGGGCATCCCTCGCCCACCCCAAACCGGTGAACGGCGCGCCCCGCATCCTGCTGGGCGGCGCGGCCGGACCCAAGCTCTTCGGGCAGATCGCCGAGTACGGCGACGGCTGGCTGCCGATCGGCGGCCGGGGCCTGACGGAGACCGTCCCGGTGCTGCGGCAGGCGTGGTCGGACGCCGGGCGGACGGGCGAGCCGGTCGTGGTGCCCTACGCGGTGGCCCCGTCGCCCGGGAAGCTGGCCCACTACCGCGAGCTGGGTCTGCGGGAAGTGGTGCTCCAGCTGCCGCCGGCCGGCGAGGCGGAGGTGCTGCGGACGCTGGACGACTTCGCCCAGTACCTGTGACGAGGGAACTGCGGACGGTACCGGTGGCGCCGCCGGCTCGGGCCCCGCAACCGGTGGCGCCGGACCTTCCGCACGCCCCTGGTCGCGGCCCGGAGCGCGGCGCGCCCTAGGTCCATCGGCGTAAGGCAGGCGCTCCCGGGTCGGTACCGCAGACGGATCCGCGGCCGGCCCCTGCGGACGTAGCGTCGAAGGTGAAGGACCCGCAGTTCGACGGTCCTCCGGAGATCCGTCAACGGCTCCCGGAGTCGGCGGCCCGGGGCGCTGCGTGCGCGCCCGGTACCGCCCGCACCGGACCCCACAGAGCAAGGAGATCCCATGCCCGGCCTCGACCACACGATCGTGCACAGCACCGACCGTTTCGCCTCCGCCCGTTTCCTGGCCGAGCTCCTCGACGCGCCCGAACCGAAGGCGTTCGGCCCGTTCGCCGCCCTCAAGCTCGACAACGGCGTGACACTCGACTACGCCGAGCACGTCGCGGGCGGGCGGGAGTTCGTCCCCACGCACTATGCCTTCCTGGTGACGGAGGAGGAGTTCGACGCGATACTCGGCCGGATCAAGGCCCGCGACCTCCCGTACTGGGCCGACCCGATGCACTCCAGGCCGCAGGAGTTCAACACCCACGACGGGGGCCGCGGCCTGTACGTGGACGACCCGGACGGCCACTACATGGAGTTCCTGACCCGTACGTACTCCGACGAACTGCTCGCGAGTCTGTGAGCGCGGGCGGGTGAGCGTGCGGTGAGCCGCCGCCGGGGAATTGCCCCTTTCGGGGCCGGACGTAACCCCCGTATGCCGTGATCAGTGGCACACCGGCCGGGTGTTCTCCGGCGGCGGCGCTGTCGGTGGACGCTCGTATGCTCGGAGGATGACTTCCAGCGCGCAGGGACCTGACCAGGCATCCGACCGGGGGACCGGCCACGGGACGAGCGCTCTCCCCGCTTCGCAGGGCCGTCCCACGGACAACGCGATGCGTCGTGCGCTCAAGCGGGCCCGCGACGGTGTGGCGCTGGACGTCGGTGAGGCGGCGGTGCTGCTCCAGGCCCGCGGCGACGACCTCAAGGACCTGTGCGCCTCCGCGGCCCGGGTGCGGGACGCGGGCCTGGAGGCAGCGGGCCGCCCCGGCGTCATCACGTACTCCAAGGGCGTCTTCATCCCCCTGACGCGCCTGTGCCGCGACAAGTGCCACTACTGCACCTTCGTCACGGTGCCCGGCAAGTTGCGCCGGGCGGGCCACGGGATGTTCATGTCGCCGGACGAGGTGCTGGACATCGCCCGCCGCGGCGCCGAAATGGGCTGCAAGGAAGCCCTGTTCACCTTGGGGGACAAGCCCGAGGACCGCTGGCCCGAGGCCCGTGAGTGGCTGGAGGCGCACGGTTACGACGACACGGTCTCCTACCTCCGCGCCATGGCCATCCGCGTCCTGGAGGAGACCGGGCTGCTGCCGCACCTCAATCCGGGGGTGATGTCCTGGACGGACTTCCAGCGGCTCAAGCCCGTGGCCCCGTCCCTGGGGATGATGCTGGAGACGACCGCCGAGCGCCTGTGGAGCGAGCCCGGCGGCCCGCACCACGGCTCACCCGACAAGGAACCCGCCGTGCGGCTGCGCGTCCTGGAGGACGCCGGTCGCTCCAACGTGCCCTTCACCAGCGGGCTGCTGATCGGTATCGGCGAGACCTACGAGGAGCGCGCCGAGTCGCTCTTCGCGCTGCGCCGCATCCAGCGCGCGTACCACGGCATCCAGGAATTGATCATGCAGAACTTCCGCGCCAAGCCGGACACGGCGATGCGCGGAATGCCGGACGCCGAGCTGGAGGAGCTGGCCGCGACGATCGCGGTGGCCCGGCACATCATGGGCCCCTCGACCCGGATCCAGGCGCCGCCCAACCTCGTCGACGGCGAATACGCCCTGATCGTCGACGCCGGCATCGACGACTGGGGCGGCGTGTCCCCGCTGACCCTCGACCACGTCAACCCCGAGCGCCCCTGGCCGCAGATCGACGAGCTGACCGAACGGTGCGCCACCGCCGGCTTCGAGCTGCGCGAACGCCTCCCCATCTACCCGGAGTTCATCCAGCGCGGCGAACCCTGGCTCGACCCCCGGCTGCTGCCGCACGTCCGCGCCCTCGCCGACCCGGAGACGGGCCTGGCGATCGAGGACGCCCCCGTGGTGGGTCGGCCCTGGCAGGAGCCCGAGGAAGGCTTCACGCTGAGCGCGTCCGGCCGTACGGACCTGCACCACACCATCGACACCGAAGGCCGCACCGCCGACCGCCGCGACGACTTCGACGAGGTCTACGGCGACTGGGAGGCGCTGCGCGAGGCCGCCGCCCCCGGGATGGCGCCCGAGCGGATCGACACCGACGTACGGCAAGCCCTGTCCCGGGCCGCCGACGACCCGACCCGGCTCACGGACGCCGAGGCGCTGGCACTGCTGCACGCCGACGGGCCCGCCCTGGACGCCCTCTGCGGAATCGCCGACGATCTGCGGCGCGCCACGGTGGGCGACGACGTCACCTACATCGTCACCAGGAACATCAACTTCACCAACGTCTGCTACACCGGCTGCCGCTTCTGCGCCTTCGCCCAGCGCCGCACGGACGCCGACGCCTACACCCTGTCCCTCTCCCAGGTCGCCGACCGCGCCCAGCAGGCGTGGGACGTGGGCGCGGTGGAGGTCTGCATGCAGGGCGGCATCCACCCCGACCTGCCCGGCACGGCGTACTTCGACATCGCGCGCGCCGTCAAGGAACGCGTGCCCGGGATGCATGTGCACGCCTTCTCGCCCATGGAGGTTGTCAACGGCGCCACCCGCACCGGCCTGTCCCTCCGCGAGTGGCTGACCGAGGCCAGGGCCGCCGGCCTGGACACCATCCCCGGCACGGCCGCGGAGATCCTCGACGACGAGGTCCGCTGGATCCTCACCAAGGGCAAACTCCCCACCGCCACCTGGGTGGAGGTCGTCAAAACCGCCCACGAGCTGGGTATCCGCTCGTCCTCGACGATGATGTACGGCCACGTCGACCAGCCGCGGCACTGGCTCGGCCACCTCCGCCTGCTCGCCGAGATCCAGCAGGAGACCGGCGGCTTCACCGAGTTCGTCACACTCCCCTTCATCCACACCAACGCGCCCGTGTACCTGGCCGGGATCGCCCGCCCGGGCCCCACCACCCGTGACAACCGCGCGGTGACGGCGATGGCCCGGGTCCTGCTCCATCCGCACATCACCAACATCCAGACGAGCTGGGTCAAGCTCGGCACGGACGGGGCGGCGGAGATGCTCCGCTCCGGCGCCAACGACCTGGGCGGCACCCTGATGGAGGAGACCATCTCCCGGATGGCGGGCTCCAGTTACGGGTCCTACCGCTCCGTCCAGGGCCTGATCGACATCGCGGAGCGGGCCGGGCGCCCGGCCCGCCCCCGCACGACGACCTACGGCCCGGTGTCCGAAGAACGCCAGGCCGCCGCCTTGGCCTCGGACGGGCATCTGCCGGAGCTGCTGCCGGTGGTGGAGTAGGGGACCCGGCGCGGCAGCGCGGCCGCCGCGCCCCGGCCGGCGAGGTTATCCACAGCCCCCCGTGCGCCGCTCCGCCGAAAGCTAATCTGCGAGAGCAGGCAGCAAGCCGGCGGGCGGCACCAGCCGTCGTGAACGGGGGTGGACAGGATGGAGCGCAGCAGGCCGTCGCGGCAGGAACTGATCCGGCAGCGACGACGGGCCGGGTTCGTCGGGCGACGGGCGGAGATCGAGAACTTCCGGGCCAACTTCGCCCGCGACGTGACAGATCCGGGACAGCAGTTCCTGTTCCATGTGCACGGCCAGGCAGGCGTCGGAAAGACGTCCCTGATCCGGCAGTTCGAGGAGACCGCCCGCGAGCAGGGCGCACCGACCGCGTACGTCGACGAGTCGGCGCACACCGTCCCCGAGGCGATGGCGGCCGTCAGCCGCCAACTGGCCGCCCAGGGACATCCCTTGAAGGTGTTCGACAAACTCCTCGCCACCTACCGGGAACGACGGCACGAGGCGGAGGCGGTGGCCGTCGCCGCGCAGGGGCCGCCCGGCGCGGGGGACGCGGACGGTGACGCCCAGGGGAGCGGCCCGTCGCCCGGCAGCATGATCGCGGCGCAGGCGGGACTCGCCGCCCTCGGGCTGCTGCCCGGCGTCGGGGCCGTCACCGGGGCGCTGGACGCCCGGCAGATGGCGCGCGGCGCGGACCGGCTGCGGGGACTGCTCAGCGCCCGGCTGCGCAATCACGACGACGTCGAGCTGGTGATGGAGCCGGTGGCGGCCCTGACGCCGGTGTTCCTCCGTGAGATGGGTGCCGTCGCCGACGAGGTGCCCTGGCTGGCCCTCTTCTTCGACACCTACGAACGGACCGGCCCGCTGCTCGACACCTGGCTGCGCGACGTCCTGGTCAGCGACCGGTACGGTCCGCTGGCGCCCAACGTGGTGGTGACGCTGGCCGGCCAGACCGCCCTGGACCACCGCTGCTGGGCCGACCACCTCGACTGCGTGGCGGAGCTGCCGCTGGACGCCTTCACCGAGGCCGAGGCACGGCAGTACCTGGCGACCAGGGACATCGTGGACGAACGCATCGTCGAGGTGGTGCTACGGCTGTCCGGCGGGCTGCCGGTGCTGGTGTCGACCCTCGCCGAGAACCGCCCCCGGGCCGCGGAGGCCGTCGACGATCCCAGCGACACGGCCGTCGAGCGCTTCCTGAAGTGGGAGACGGACCCCGTCCGCCGGGAGGCGGCACTCGCTGCCGCGCTGCCCCGCTCCCTCGACGAGGACGTCTTCCGGACCGCGGTGGACCCGGCCGCCGCCGGGCACTTCGGCTGGCTGTGCGGACTGCCCTTCGTGACCGGCCGGTCGGGCCGCCGGCAGTACCACGAGGTGGTGCGCACGGCGATGCTGCGCCTCCAGCGTCGCCGGTCCCCGCAGACCTGGACGGCCCGGCACCGCCGGCTCGCCGAGGCCGCGCGGGACCGCCGCAGGGAGTGCGCCGACGACAACGACCCGGCGCGGTCCTGGGGCGAGGAACGCTGGGTGGAGCAGCGTCTGCGGGAGACGTATCACGCCCTCTGCGCGGATCCGCACGCCGCGATCGACGAGGCGCTGGCCGACGTGCGGGACGCGGCCGAGTACGAAGGGCCCGTGGTGCGCCGGGTGGCCGAGGGCATCCGGCAGGCCGGCGAGGACGCCGACGCCCCCGAGGTCAGGGAGTGGGGCGAGCGGCTGGTCGCCGCCTGCGCGGAGGAGGGCGGCGGCCTGGCCGCGGTGCTGACCGCGCTGCTCGCCCGGCCCGGGCTGGAGGTGGCCGAGCAGGCCCGCATTCACCGCCTCCGGGGCCGCGAATACCGCCTCGCCGAGGCGTGGCCGCAGGCGTTCGCGGACCTCGACCGCTGTCTGGAGCTGACACCGCGCGACGCCGCGGCGCTGCTCGACCGGGGGTTGACCCACCGCTACATGCGCTGCTTCGACCGGGCCGCCGAGGACTACCTCCGCGCCCTGGAGGCCGCGCCGGACTCGGTGGACGCCGCCGCCCAGCTCGGCGAGGCATACCGCCTCATGGGCCGCTTCGAGGAGGCCGTCACCGCGTTCGACGGCGTCCTGGCCCGGCAGCCCCGGCACGCCTTCACCCTCGCCAGCCGGGCCGTCTGCCTGCGACGCCTCGGCCGCCACGGCGAAGCCCTGGCCGGCCTGGCACGCGCCATCGAGATCAACGCGGACTACGCCTGGGCGATGGCCGAACGGGGCGCCACCTACCGCGACACGGGACAGCACGCGCTGGCCCTGGCGGAGTTCGACCGGGCGCTGGAGGTCAACCCCGCCTACGTATGGGCCCACGCCCGCC
The sequence above is a segment of the Streptomyces lydicus genome. Coding sequences within it:
- a CDS encoding bifunctional FO biosynthesis protein CofGH, with product MTSSAQGPDQASDRGTGHGTSALPASQGRPTDNAMRRALKRARDGVALDVGEAAVLLQARGDDLKDLCASAARVRDAGLEAAGRPGVITYSKGVFIPLTRLCRDKCHYCTFVTVPGKLRRAGHGMFMSPDEVLDIARRGAEMGCKEALFTLGDKPEDRWPEAREWLEAHGYDDTVSYLRAMAIRVLEETGLLPHLNPGVMSWTDFQRLKPVAPSLGMMLETTAERLWSEPGGPHHGSPDKEPAVRLRVLEDAGRSNVPFTSGLLIGIGETYEERAESLFALRRIQRAYHGIQELIMQNFRAKPDTAMRGMPDAELEELAATIAVARHIMGPSTRIQAPPNLVDGEYALIVDAGIDDWGGVSPLTLDHVNPERPWPQIDELTERCATAGFELRERLPIYPEFIQRGEPWLDPRLLPHVRALADPETGLAIEDAPVVGRPWQEPEEGFTLSASGRTDLHHTIDTEGRTADRRDDFDEVYGDWEALREAAAPGMAPERIDTDVRQALSRAADDPTRLTDAEALALLHADGPALDALCGIADDLRRATVGDDVTYIVTRNINFTNVCYTGCRFCAFAQRRTDADAYTLSLSQVADRAQQAWDVGAVEVCMQGGIHPDLPGTAYFDIARAVKERVPGMHVHAFSPMEVVNGATRTGLSLREWLTEARAAGLDTIPGTAAEILDDEVRWILTKGKLPTATWVEVVKTAHELGIRSSSTMMYGHVDQPRHWLGHLRLLAEIQQETGGFTEFVTLPFIHTNAPVYLAGIARPGPTTRDNRAVTAMARVLLHPHITNIQTSWVKLGTDGAAEMLRSGANDLGGTLMEETISRMAGSSYGSYRSVQGLIDIAERAGRPARPRTTTYGPVSEERQAAALASDGHLPELLPVVE
- a CDS encoding CehA/McbA family metallohydrolase produces the protein MERRDVLKLSAVAGAAGALTLGRVSFADAAPAAGQPGGGPGEQTRRVTGHLPTGAPDFVYLPVDVPHGVREIAVSYSYDRPAVPEGTAGNACDIGIFDERGTDLGGAGFRGWSGGARTEFFLRADEATPGYLPGPVNAGTWHLALGPYTVAPQGLSYDVTITLRYGPRGHTPTPVHPPERARGRGRAWYRGDSHLHSVHSDGKRTPAQIAALARAAGLDFINTSEHNTTSSHRAWEGLWGDDLLILTGEEVTTRNGHVVAMGTDPGVFIDWRYRARDNAFGKYARAIRRAGGLVIPAHPHATCIGCNWKFGLNDADAVEVWNGPYTPDDEVTLAEWDNTLVAHTHGRGDWLPAVGHSDAHRDPDVVGLPQTVVLADDLSRRALQDGIRAGRVWIAESSKVDLAFSVTGERGEHAGIGERLAVPATTQVTAQLKVTGAPGCAVSFITDQGRLYTAPLPPSGEGTVSWRTTPGYAAYIRAEVRHPATTAGLPGPMAAMTNPVFLGTWGS
- a CDS encoding VOC family protein, producing MPGLDHTIVHSTDRFASARFLAELLDAPEPKAFGPFAALKLDNGVTLDYAEHVAGGREFVPTHYAFLVTEEEFDAILGRIKARDLPYWADPMHSRPQEFNTHDGGRGLYVDDPDGHYMEFLTRTYSDELLASL
- a CDS encoding TIGR03619 family F420-dependent LLM class oxidoreductase, with the protein product MRIATTIFLTDETIRPDRLARELEQRGFAGLYLPEHTHIPASRDTPAPMGEPLPREYGRTLDPFIALGQAAAVTERLALGTGITLVAQHDPVDLAKQIATLDFLSGGRFTLGIGYGWNVEEAADHGVEWSTRRELTRDRVALMRALWADEPTAYKGKFGSVRASLAHPKPVNGAPRILLGGAAGPKLFGQIAEYGDGWLPIGGRGLTETVPVLRQAWSDAGRTGEPVVVPYAVAPSPGKLAHYRELGLREVVLQLPPAGEAEVLRTLDDFAQYL
- a CDS encoding ATP-binding protein; protein product: MERSRPSRQELIRQRRRAGFVGRRAEIENFRANFARDVTDPGQQFLFHVHGQAGVGKTSLIRQFEETAREQGAPTAYVDESAHTVPEAMAAVSRQLAAQGHPLKVFDKLLATYRERRHEAEAVAVAAQGPPGAGDADGDAQGSGPSPGSMIAAQAGLAALGLLPGVGAVTGALDARQMARGADRLRGLLSARLRNHDDVELVMEPVAALTPVFLREMGAVADEVPWLALFFDTYERTGPLLDTWLRDVLVSDRYGPLAPNVVVTLAGQTALDHRCWADHLDCVAELPLDAFTEAEARQYLATRDIVDERIVEVVLRLSGGLPVLVSTLAENRPRAAEAVDDPSDTAVERFLKWETDPVRREAALAAALPRSLDEDVFRTAVDPAAAGHFGWLCGLPFVTGRSGRRQYHEVVRTAMLRLQRRRSPQTWTARHRRLAEAARDRRRECADDNDPARSWGEERWVEQRLRETYHALCADPHAAIDEALADVRDAAEYEGPVVRRVAEGIRQAGEDADAPEVREWGERLVAACAEEGGGLAAVLTALLARPGLEVAEQARIHRLRGREYRLAEAWPQAFADLDRCLELTPRDAAALLDRGLTHRYMRCFDRAAEDYLRALEAAPDSVDAAAQLGEAYRLMGRFEEAVTAFDGVLARQPRHAFTLASRAVCLRRLGRHGEALAGLARAIEINADYAWAMAERGATYRDTGQHALALAEFDRALEVNPAYVWAHARRGMTLRAMGRHEEALTALGRAAGLRPDDPWVKGERCRTWLEMKRYEEALAEADEALALAPGDAWARTARGLALCALGRCDEARAELTTALQLAPESWRITAARGRTHLLAGRPAEALTDFDRALAASGPNAALLALKAGCLRRAGSFDAAHETLEAAHGALSAHVMVRYEAALLTGAHEGVDAAGSLSAWQALRSAGTDDDHGGGGGHEGDPYGLAGAAAAVAGVVSRCALGDWAGAEDETARLLDGAAWAAVAETELGIRDLARLPGANAERLEAVRNGLIRRMATAASHLDPPG